Proteins co-encoded in one Nitrospiraceae bacterium genomic window:
- a CDS encoding cytochrome ubiquinol oxidase subunit I, producing the protein MLAMLWFMMAAPQSGLAGESPTDVFFHTPGVPSGPAAPTANEIHYPQYGSMDSRLLVWFVTQQHTYFGGFVLALPIFSVLLEFLGLMARNPALSLRYDGLARDLLKVALLSLSVTAVVGSLMLGMFITLYPSFMQYMGSTFKVMMPLYALVFVGTTLLTIVYYYTWNRLSAPGLKYGHATIGLLSVVFGTSLLLLANAWAAFMMSPAGVDAEGRYLGNPWHLLHSALWNPLNVHRFLADIMSGGAVVLAYACYRFFTGKNQEERAYYDWVGYIFLFVTVCALLPMPFAGYWLMRSVYAFRQSMGVTMMGGLLTWLFVVQALLIGALFLGVNYYLWQSTGRIRGGERYQSYYQYLLLALLGCLFIWLTPHTLLMSDSEVKAMGGAQHPVIGNYGVMSSKNGAVNVMICITTLSYILYRRANRTMTISWVKRGNVVLGVLFGLGIVHIVWLSIYGFYLPASIRVALSGPQALTTLTVVVLGLVLNRQMLRGATIHGPVQWGNISVRGMVGLFGLAAAFSWVMGLMGYIRSSGRLAWHVSELMPDTSPWAFTPTIGFAAKMVTINMVVFWGVVFFLFWVCQRGQRPVMHEAVDAEKEPVFLPTPSHES; encoded by the coding sequence ATGCTTGCGATGCTTTGGTTCATGATGGCAGCTCCTCAGTCGGGGCTTGCCGGGGAGTCGCCTACTGATGTGTTCTTCCACACCCCCGGAGTTCCAAGCGGGCCGGCGGCGCCGACCGCGAATGAGATTCACTATCCTCAATACGGGTCGATGGATAGCCGCCTGTTGGTGTGGTTTGTCACGCAGCAGCATACGTATTTCGGGGGCTTCGTCTTGGCCTTGCCGATTTTTTCCGTGTTGCTTGAATTTTTGGGGTTGATGGCCAGGAATCCTGCCCTGTCGCTGCGCTACGACGGGTTGGCTCGGGACTTACTCAAGGTCGCGCTGCTTTCTCTCTCGGTGACCGCGGTGGTCGGCAGTCTGATGCTTGGGATGTTCATCACGCTCTATCCCAGTTTCATGCAGTACATGGGCTCGACTTTCAAAGTGATGATGCCGCTCTATGCCCTCGTGTTCGTGGGCACGACGCTACTGACGATTGTCTACTACTACACGTGGAATCGGCTGTCGGCTCCCGGCTTGAAGTATGGCCATGCCACGATCGGATTGCTGTCGGTGGTGTTTGGAACCTCGCTGCTGCTGCTGGCCAACGCCTGGGCTGCCTTTATGATGTCTCCTGCCGGTGTCGACGCGGAGGGCCGATATCTGGGAAATCCTTGGCACTTACTGCATTCGGCCTTGTGGAATCCGCTCAATGTTCATCGTTTCCTGGCTGATATCATGTCGGGCGGTGCGGTGGTCCTGGCCTATGCCTGTTACCGGTTTTTCACCGGAAAGAATCAGGAAGAGCGGGCCTATTACGATTGGGTCGGCTACATTTTCTTGTTTGTCACTGTCTGCGCATTGCTCCCCATGCCCTTTGCCGGCTACTGGCTCATGCGGTCGGTCTATGCTTTCCGCCAGAGCATGGGAGTCACGATGATGGGGGGGCTTTTGACCTGGCTGTTCGTGGTCCAGGCGTTGTTGATCGGGGCGTTGTTCTTGGGGGTGAACTACTATCTTTGGCAAAGCACGGGGCGCATCCGTGGTGGCGAACGCTACCAGTCCTATTACCAGTACCTGTTATTGGCCCTGCTTGGGTGCCTGTTCATTTGGCTGACGCCCCATACGTTGTTGATGAGCGACAGCGAAGTAAAGGCCATGGGCGGTGCGCAGCATCCAGTCATCGGCAATTATGGCGTCATGTCATCGAAGAACGGCGCAGTCAACGTCATGATCTGTATCACGACGTTGAGTTATATCCTGTACCGTCGCGCCAATCGAACCATGACTATTTCCTGGGTCAAGCGGGGCAATGTGGTGCTCGGTGTCCTCTTCGGCCTTGGCATCGTGCATATTGTGTGGTTGTCGATCTACGGTTTTTACTTGCCGGCTAGCATCAGGGTCGCTTTGTCTGGCCCGCAAGCGTTGACGACGCTAACGGTAGTGGTCTTGGGTCTGGTGCTGAACCGACAAATGCTGCGGGGAGCCACGATTCACGGTCCCGTCCAATGGGGCAACATTTCAGTACGGGGCATGGTGGGGCTGTTTGGTCTCGCGGCGGCATTTTCTTGGGTGATGGGCTTGATGGGTTATATCCGTTCGTCCGGAAGACTGGCATGGCATGTCAGCGAGTTGATGCCCGATACGTCCCCTTGGGCCTTTACGCCGACCATCGGCTTTGCGGCCAAGATGGTGACGATCAATATGGTGGTCTTTTGGGGTGTGGTGTTTTTCTTGTTTTGGGTCTGTCAGCGTGGCCAGCGACCGGTCATGCACGAAGCAGTCGATGCTGAGAAGGAGCCGGTGTTTCTGCCGACTCCTTCGCATGAGAGCTAG
- a CDS encoding DUF3047 domain-containing protein has protein sequence MKSLLKTWALASVLVIAFGGVTSALAGDNGVIVLEDFQHKDQDGFPVDWQHENQRSQAKGRDAYKIQVEGGQGFLAARDAGQRVKKRKIDWDPKAYPVLTWRWRLHKAPGGSEPVAALYASLDTDLMFIPVFTKYIWSGTKPEGTIVEGGMFSGSEIVVQSGTAALNEWVEERINVYEDFKRLHQHEPAEKAWGISIYAGPGVEIDFGTITVSRGK, from the coding sequence ATGAAGTCGTTGTTAAAAACATGGGCCCTTGCGAGCGTGTTGGTAATCGCATTCGGTGGGGTGACATCGGCGTTGGCCGGTGACAATGGCGTGATTGTGCTCGAGGATTTTCAGCACAAAGACCAGGATGGGTTTCCTGTCGACTGGCAGCATGAGAATCAACGAAGCCAGGCCAAGGGACGCGATGCATACAAGATTCAAGTGGAGGGTGGCCAGGGATTCCTAGCCGCTCGTGATGCCGGGCAGCGGGTCAAGAAGCGAAAAATCGATTGGGATCCCAAGGCCTATCCAGTTCTGACCTGGCGGTGGCGGTTGCATAAGGCTCCCGGCGGGTCTGAGCCGGTCGCAGCGCTGTATGCGTCGCTCGACACCGATTTGATGTTCATTCCCGTGTTTACCAAGTACATCTGGAGTGGTACCAAGCCGGAAGGGACTATTGTGGAAGGCGGGATGTTCAGCGGATCGGAAATCGTGGTGCAGAGTGGGACGGCCGCTCTCAACGAATGGGTCGAGGAGCGGATCAATGTCTATGAAGATTTCAAGCGGCTACATCAGCATGAGCCGGCTGAGAAGGCCTGGGGTATTTCCATCTATGCCGGTCCAGGAGTCGAAATCGATTTTGGGACGATAACTGTCAGCAGAGGGAAGTGA
- a CDS encoding formylglycine-generating enzyme family protein — translation MENRAVLIGSIIFVFGSFIATIVGLVYESYKAKQMRELAMSIKTETKATVVAEKQDFSMYKTLIGDDGREMVQIAEGPFVMGSRDNDSDPDEKPEHQVYLKAYFIDKKEVSQDEFDRFAKMTKRAKRKIEVFEDDPAKLLKPENPAIAVTWDDAEAYCRWAGKRLPTEAEWEKAARGESKRRYPWGDEFVVGYANIDGTEDGFQYLAPPGTFEPGRSPFGVYDMTGNVAEWVADFYEENYYQKATYRDPKGPDQGEQRVIRGGSWRETKRNARPSKRFQAKPWRHDITIGFRCAKDVELESLAK, via the coding sequence ATGGAAAACAGAGCTGTGTTGATCGGGTCCATCATTTTCGTGTTCGGATCCTTTATCGCGACGATTGTCGGGCTTGTGTACGAGTCCTATAAGGCCAAGCAGATGCGAGAATTGGCCATGTCGATTAAGACGGAAACAAAGGCGACCGTGGTGGCTGAGAAGCAGGACTTTTCCATGTACAAAACCCTCATCGGTGATGACGGTCGGGAGATGGTGCAGATTGCTGAGGGTCCGTTCGTGATGGGGAGCCGCGACAATGACAGCGATCCGGACGAGAAGCCTGAGCACCAGGTCTACCTCAAGGCATATTTCATCGATAAGAAGGAGGTTTCTCAGGACGAATTTGATCGTTTCGCCAAGATGACGAAGCGGGCCAAACGAAAGATCGAAGTATTTGAGGACGACCCGGCCAAGCTCCTCAAGCCGGAGAACCCGGCGATCGCCGTGACGTGGGACGACGCCGAAGCGTACTGCCGGTGGGCAGGAAAGCGGTTGCCGACGGAGGCAGAGTGGGAAAAGGCCGCTCGGGGCGAAAGCAAGCGGCGATATCCATGGGGGGATGAGTTTGTTGTCGGCTATGCGAACATCGATGGAACCGAGGATGGGTTTCAGTATCTGGCGCCCCCAGGAACGTTTGAGCCAGGCCGAAGTCCATTTGGAGTTTATGACATGACCGGGAACGTGGCTGAGTGGGTTGCCGATTTCTACGAAGAGAATTACTACCAAAAAGCGACTTATAGGGATCCGAAGGGGCCCGATCAAGGTGAGCAACGCGTTATTCGCGGTGGCTCATGGCGTGAAACCAAGCGTAATGCAAGGCCTTCAAAGCGATTTCAGGCGAAGCCCTGGCGGCACGACATTACGATTGGATTTCGATGTGCAAAGGATGTCGAACTGGAGTCGCTGGCCAAGTAA
- a CDS encoding SUMF1/EgtB/PvdO family nonheme iron enzyme: MLESKFKIALLLVVLAAASLPVMGIIRGTILPPFEQDTAHQGAGSAEQSSQFASDEAPVGEEMVLVPAGTFIRGTDQGGFDEQPKREIFLDSFMIDRNEVTNAQYAAFVAATGHRKSGPPSRYAKNMGKMRGVNQPVVYVSWEDAEAYCQWAGRRLPTEAEWEKAMRGTDGRLWPWGNVELPGGANWARIDDGFEASAPVGQFKSDASPYGVMDGAGNVLEWVEDWYQESAYAEAEPRNPHSPEHGTFRVLRGAGYTSAGSDLRITSRSKMMADFRDETIGFRCARSVDQNEDSGGSVRPGKITGNQSSRGLGTRPK; this comes from the coding sequence ATGCTGGAAAGTAAGTTCAAGATCGCGCTCCTCCTTGTTGTGCTGGCGGCTGCCAGCCTTCCTGTCATGGGCATTATCAGGGGCACTATTCTTCCCCCATTCGAGCAAGATACCGCTCATCAAGGCGCTGGTTCTGCGGAGCAGTCTTCCCAGTTCGCCTCGGATGAGGCTCCGGTCGGGGAAGAAATGGTGTTGGTTCCGGCCGGCACGTTCATAAGGGGAACGGATCAGGGCGGTTTCGATGAGCAGCCTAAGCGGGAGATTTTCCTCGATTCGTTCATGATTGATCGGAACGAGGTGACCAACGCGCAGTATGCCGCTTTTGTGGCTGCCACTGGCCATCGTAAGTCAGGCCCCCCGTCACGCTATGCGAAAAATATGGGCAAAATGCGAGGGGTGAATCAGCCGGTGGTATATGTCTCCTGGGAAGACGCCGAGGCCTATTGTCAATGGGCTGGGCGCCGATTGCCTACTGAAGCAGAGTGGGAAAAGGCCATGCGAGGAACGGATGGGCGGCTCTGGCCTTGGGGCAACGTGGAGCTTCCAGGTGGAGCGAATTGGGCGCGAATCGATGATGGTTTTGAGGCTTCGGCACCTGTCGGACAGTTTAAGAGCGATGCGAGTCCCTACGGAGTGATGGACGGGGCGGGAAATGTGCTTGAGTGGGTGGAGGATTGGTATCAGGAGAGCGCCTATGCGGAGGCTGAACCTAGAAACCCCCATAGCCCTGAACATGGGACATTTCGGGTGTTGAGGGGAGCTGGTTATACCAGCGCGGGGTCCGACCTCCGTATTACCAGCCGGAGCAAAATGATGGCCGATTTCCGGGATGAAACAATCGGCTTCCGCTGCGCACGATCAGTGGATCAAAATGAGGATTCCGGTGGGTCGGTGCGGCCTGGGAAAATCACAGGAAATCAAAGTAGTAGAGGATTAGGAACACGGCCAAAATGA
- a CDS encoding cytochrome ubiquinol oxidase subunit I: protein MGPVTRKKLMSIMALSAMIGLLLLPVLVSIPALASGGGGAAPAAPADSAKKDGGEAKVEKGKDVYYKTEGIVSGPPAPKTTDGEKDYPRYNFESRVLLWFANQQHLYYGSFVLAVPIFCMIIEFMGVVTKDKALAKRYDQLAYDFIKISLTAYSLTAILGGILIFTFLTLYPAFFQYLSNIFRPVMHIYALTFVAESGTLYIYYYGWDKMKEGFLKWIHLSMSVILNVIGTLLMFLANSWIGFMMSPAGVDEQGRFLGNIWHVIHTALWNPLNLHRILGNMAFGGGVVAAYAAYRFLSAKTDEERAHYDWMGYIAMALGVSFLIPLPFAGYWLMREVYAYRQQMGITLMGGLLAWLFIIQATMIGILFLSTNYYLWQALGRMRGAEKYQRYIKYLVFLLCCGYLVFITPHTMVMTPAELKAMGGQQHPVLGNYGVMSAKNGGINVIITTTVLSFVWYMRGNKVSTVSWAKFGNIFMGCFFFFAYINIIWLAIYGYYIPANVRVGLSVPQVATTLSCLFFMFALNSVMMKGAKQTGAIEWGKISARSQYALIMLATAFTWMMGLMGYIRSSVRLFWHVNEIMRDNSPWAYTHTVGFAANMISANVLFFWISIMFVFWLGTLGAKKAPVEAKAGAPGRAPEPAVGH, encoded by the coding sequence ATGGGTCCGGTAACCCGCAAGAAGTTGATGTCGATTATGGCGCTCAGCGCGATGATCGGCCTCCTCCTTCTGCCTGTCCTGGTTTCGATACCTGCGCTCGCCAGTGGTGGCGGAGGAGCTGCCCCAGCCGCTCCCGCTGATTCCGCCAAGAAGGACGGTGGTGAGGCGAAGGTTGAGAAGGGTAAGGATGTGTACTACAAGACGGAGGGTATTGTCTCAGGCCCTCCGGCCCCAAAGACGACCGACGGGGAGAAGGACTATCCTCGGTACAATTTTGAGAGCCGCGTCCTCCTCTGGTTTGCTAACCAGCAGCACCTCTATTATGGAAGCTTTGTGCTCGCGGTTCCGATCTTTTGCATGATCATTGAGTTCATGGGGGTGGTAACTAAGGATAAAGCCCTCGCCAAGCGATATGATCAATTGGCTTATGACTTTATCAAGATCAGTCTGACGGCCTACTCTCTGACGGCAATCTTGGGTGGTATTCTGATCTTCACCTTCCTGACTCTCTATCCCGCATTCTTCCAGTACCTCTCGAACATTTTCCGGCCGGTCATGCATATTTATGCGCTGACCTTCGTCGCAGAGAGCGGTACCCTCTACATTTATTATTACGGATGGGACAAGATGAAGGAGGGATTCCTTAAGTGGATCCACCTCAGCATGTCTGTCATCCTGAACGTCATCGGCACCCTCCTGATGTTCCTGGCGAACTCGTGGATCGGCTTCATGATGTCGCCGGCCGGTGTTGATGAGCAGGGCCGATTCCTGGGGAATATCTGGCACGTCATCCACACCGCCTTGTGGAACCCGTTGAACCTGCACCGTATTCTTGGCAACATGGCCTTCGGCGGCGGCGTCGTGGCGGCCTACGCCGCCTATCGGTTCTTGTCTGCGAAGACCGACGAAGAGCGGGCGCACTATGACTGGATGGGCTACATCGCGATGGCCCTCGGTGTGTCGTTCTTAATTCCTCTTCCTTTTGCCGGGTACTGGTTGATGCGTGAAGTCTATGCCTATCGTCAGCAGATGGGCATCACGCTGATGGGCGGTCTGCTTGCGTGGTTGTTCATCATTCAGGCAACCATGATCGGCATTCTCTTCCTCAGCACCAATTATTACCTGTGGCAAGCGTTGGGTCGGATGCGCGGCGCTGAAAAATATCAGCGCTATATCAAGTATCTGGTGTTTCTGCTGTGCTGTGGGTACTTGGTGTTTATCACCCCGCACACGATGGTCATGACCCCGGCCGAACTGAAGGCAATGGGTGGTCAGCAGCATCCTGTGTTGGGTAACTACGGTGTCATGTCGGCCAAAAACGGTGGCATTAACGTCATCATCACCACAACGGTGTTGAGCTTCGTCTGGTACATGCGAGGCAACAAAGTCTCGACTGTGTCGTGGGCGAAATTCGGTAACATCTTCATGGGCTGTTTCTTCTTCTTTGCATATATCAATATTATCTGGCTGGCGATTTACGGATACTACATTCCTGCAAACGTACGTGTAGGGTTATCCGTGCCCCAGGTGGCTACGACGCTCTCGTGTCTCTTCTTCATGTTCGCCTTGAACAGCGTCATGATGAAGGGCGCCAAGCAGACGGGCGCAATCGAGTGGGGTAAAATCTCTGCGCGATCACAATATGCGCTGATTATGCTTGCGACGGCGTTTACCTGGATGATGGGCTTGATGGGCTACATCCGCTCTTCGGTCCGGTTGTTCTGGCACGTGAACGAAATCATGCGTGACAATTCTCCGTGGGCCTATACGCACACGGTCGGATTCGCTGCGAACATGATTTCCGCCAACGTGTTGTTCTTCTGGATCAGTATCATGTTCGTATTCTGGCTTGGTACGCTAGGAGCGAAAAAAGCCCCCGTTGAGGCCAAAGCTGGAGCCCCTGGGAGAGCCCCAGAACCGGCTGTCGGTCACTAA
- a CDS encoding c-type cytochrome: MIELIKEALSMGWPALGVLIALMFYFKASIQDPAASKRAVFKTFIGILGAFLLFMAIANYKMNFFGESRLLPVSLVLITSMTFMMAVYFTNISALLRIGGFMFFIAAALSGYGNWLPQVEGGFPPKEEKKDFSNMPQSELADEGEKIIFGGVGQNKVQGAIGKGQCPLCHAFHKGMLGERAPNLDGIPERADKERLEDPRYHRGKPADRDSSMKEAFAGSGTAENGIEYIAESHACPSCFVVAGYGVKGTNDKESPMPAIHKPPISLSLPELAAVDTWLYVREGKEAPGFDEIIKAYEKFVPESDRPKPADAGAAPAGATALMADGTEPVDQIFAKAQCVACHTIPGIAGATGTIGPKLVEGTTAPQRIKDKDYKGKAKSGPEYIMESIVEPSAFVVKGFPDNTMPKVFGQKLSAGALKKIVEYLSQVQEGKEPPKAS; the protein is encoded by the coding sequence GTGATTGAATTGATTAAAGAGGCCCTATCAATGGGGTGGCCTGCATTAGGGGTTCTTATCGCCCTAATGTTCTATTTCAAGGCTTCCATCCAGGATCCCGCCGCCAGCAAGCGGGCGGTTTTCAAGACCTTCATCGGCATTCTCGGGGCGTTTCTCTTGTTCATGGCCATCGCCAACTACAAGATGAACTTCTTCGGTGAGTCCCGGCTCTTGCCGGTCTCTCTGGTCTTGATCACTTCCATGACTTTTATGATGGCGGTGTATTTCACCAACATCAGTGCGCTGCTCCGTATCGGTGGATTCATGTTCTTTATCGCCGCTGCTCTGTCCGGGTATGGAAACTGGCTTCCGCAGGTGGAGGGTGGTTTTCCACCGAAGGAAGAGAAAAAAGATTTCAGCAACATGCCGCAGTCTGAATTGGCCGACGAAGGTGAGAAAATTATTTTCGGCGGTGTTGGGCAAAACAAGGTTCAGGGTGCAATCGGTAAGGGCCAGTGCCCACTTTGCCATGCATTCCATAAGGGTATGTTGGGCGAGCGTGCTCCAAATCTCGACGGGATTCCTGAGCGTGCAGATAAGGAAAGACTTGAAGATCCCCGCTATCACCGGGGCAAACCGGCGGATCGTGACTCTTCAATGAAAGAGGCATTCGCTGGCTCTGGTACTGCTGAGAACGGAATTGAGTATATTGCTGAATCCCATGCCTGCCCCAGCTGCTTCGTCGTGGCGGGGTATGGCGTGAAGGGTACGAATGACAAAGAGAGCCCGATGCCGGCTATTCACAAGCCGCCAATTTCTCTTTCCCTCCCGGAGCTTGCCGCTGTCGATACGTGGCTGTACGTCCGTGAAGGTAAGGAAGCGCCGGGCTTTGACGAAATCATCAAGGCCTATGAAAAATTCGTTCCGGAATCAGATCGGCCGAAGCCGGCTGATGCGGGAGCTGCACCTGCAGGGGCAACCGCGTTAATGGCCGACGGAACCGAGCCGGTGGATCAGATTTTCGCCAAGGCTCAGTGCGTGGCCTGCCACACGATCCCTGGCATTGCTGGAGCCACTGGAACCATCGGTCCGAAACTGGTCGAGGGAACGACTGCTCCTCAGCGGATCAAGGACAAGGATTATAAAGGCAAGGCTAAGAGTGGACCTGAATACATCATGGAGTCGATCGTGGAACCTAGCGCGTTCGTCGTGAAGGGTTTCCCGGACAACACTATGCCGAAGGTGTTCGGTCAGAAGCTCAGCGCCGGTGCCTTGAAGAAGATTGTCGAGTACCTGTCTCAGGTACAGGAGGGGAAAGAGCCACCCAAGGCTTCGTAG
- a CDS encoding cytochrome c: protein MKALMSVGALIGVVGLLMLIGMIFGVVPSNTVRLVEGYMPMQMLSELAIFVAGFTGISYLLNSMGMPLPRFWQGILFWVFVQMYLKFRVYPPIPFSVRAMYGTVIMVAVFMWVSANEEDWKKFKQPIYNVLDANTGFHKALRTMYLVLLPILIGGFSFLSMKPSIDEPIELRTVHPAPPASTKVHGKTYTLQTSQNPYRVNPEGKYDQEYSNKMIVEQSMGRLMAPNANPWDEKAEGYLKYVREGGEIFFQNCHFCHGDNLNGRGLHAFAFNPIPANFTDPGTIAQLQETFIFWRVAKGGIGLPNEGFPWASVMPPWEQHLTTDEIWKVILFEYWHTGYYPRTWD, encoded by the coding sequence ATGAAAGCATTAATGTCAGTCGGCGCCCTGATCGGTGTCGTCGGACTGCTCATGTTGATCGGCATGATCTTCGGAGTGGTCCCATCGAACACGGTCAGGTTGGTTGAGGGCTACATGCCCATGCAGATGTTGAGCGAGCTGGCGATTTTCGTCGCCGGTTTCACTGGTATCAGCTATCTGCTCAACTCGATGGGGATGCCCCTTCCTCGATTTTGGCAAGGCATCCTCTTTTGGGTTTTTGTACAGATGTATTTGAAGTTTCGGGTGTATCCCCCTATCCCATTCAGCGTGCGAGCGATGTATGGGACTGTGATCATGGTGGCCGTATTCATGTGGGTGTCGGCAAACGAAGAAGATTGGAAGAAGTTCAAGCAGCCAATCTATAACGTTCTGGATGCCAATACCGGCTTCCACAAGGCATTGCGCACCATGTACCTCGTTCTCTTGCCGATTTTGATCGGCGGCTTCTCTTTTCTTTCCATGAAGCCGAGCATCGATGAGCCGATCGAATTGCGTACGGTGCACCCGGCCCCTCCGGCGAGCACCAAGGTGCACGGGAAGACCTACACCCTGCAGACTTCGCAGAACCCCTATCGTGTCAACCCAGAGGGGAAGTACGATCAGGAATACAGCAACAAGATGATCGTCGAGCAGTCAATGGGACGCCTGATGGCCCCGAATGCCAACCCTTGGGACGAAAAGGCTGAAGGGTATCTGAAGTATGTGCGTGAAGGCGGTGAGATTTTCTTCCAGAACTGCCACTTCTGCCACGGTGACAATTTGAATGGACGCGGTCTCCATGCGTTCGCCTTCAATCCGATTCCGGCGAACTTTACCGACCCAGGGACGATCGCTCAGCTCCAGGAAACCTTCATCTTCTGGCGTGTGGCCAAGGGGGGCATCGGCCTTCCCAATGAAGGCTTCCCCTGGGCCTCCGTGATGCCGCCATGGGAACAGCACCTGACCACGGATGAAATCTGGAAGGTCATTCTGTTCGAGTACTGGCACACGGGCTACTATCCACGTACTTGGGACTAA
- a CDS encoding c-type cytochrome has product MRNLRKKVKPALIVGAAVGALLFTASMGMVAHAADVPEGFKSGELAPAPPADMIEAGKRVYFTKCVWCHGVDGAGDGPGADRLWPRPRNFNQGTFKIRHTASGELPLFNYNEKAVDSGKNDLLDTVTHGLPGSAMPPWEGILTEEQRIQVLAYVTTQLVKDRKFTDKASETQTVLQLSTLKPSEPTEESVKRGGELIVEKKCIECHGLEGRGDGNAFNLKDDWGFSIQPANWHKCWNFRGSRQDPYNVRNIFRTFSTGLNGTPMPSFADSTSVEERWNIANFVNSLCERDGEGKPLGIDPLTDKPKINFVVPSSPVEGDISDDPESEMWKKQGRRYVAMGGQITHKPRNFVNRIDDVWVKSLYNEKQVVYLIQWDDRTKSVAEGKLPWAPTQVNVENFGVKEQAPKTGEEGSIAAAQNNYTTYNDAIAFQFPIKWQEIPAPFKPRYLWGDAKFNADIIKWEADGSLRSFKGTGWDQDFEERDDFEEKIKLMKSEWKNGRWTVMISRPLTGSKDDYDEYTRFDVGKYIPMVFFAWDGHNGDAGRKMAVSAFYYTILEPPIPREVYIYPAIIAVGVVILEGWVLTRRANRKKGKSL; this is encoded by the coding sequence ATGAGGAATCTGAGGAAGAAAGTGAAGCCGGCGTTGATCGTCGGTGCCGCCGTGGGGGCTTTGCTCTTCACGGCAAGCATGGGGATGGTCGCTCACGCTGCCGATGTCCCTGAAGGCTTCAAATCTGGAGAATTGGCACCGGCACCTCCTGCTGACATGATTGAAGCAGGTAAGCGTGTCTATTTCACGAAGTGTGTCTGGTGTCATGGCGTGGATGGAGCCGGTGATGGCCCTGGTGCCGACCGCCTGTGGCCCCGTCCGCGCAACTTCAATCAGGGTACGTTCAAGATTCGCCACACGGCGAGTGGTGAGTTGCCCTTGTTCAACTACAATGAGAAGGCTGTCGACTCTGGCAAGAACGACTTGCTGGATACGGTGACTCACGGTTTGCCTGGCTCGGCTATGCCGCCGTGGGAAGGTATCTTGACTGAGGAACAGCGTATCCAAGTCTTGGCCTATGTGACGACTCAGCTGGTCAAGGATCGGAAGTTTACGGACAAGGCTTCTGAAACTCAGACGGTGCTGCAGCTCAGCACGTTGAAGCCTTCTGAGCCAACTGAAGAAAGCGTGAAGCGCGGTGGCGAACTGATCGTTGAGAAGAAATGTATTGAGTGCCACGGCCTTGAGGGGCGCGGCGATGGCAACGCCTTCAACCTGAAGGACGACTGGGGCTTTTCCATCCAACCGGCGAACTGGCACAAGTGCTGGAACTTCCGGGGAAGCAGGCAGGATCCTTACAACGTTCGGAACATTTTCCGAACGTTCTCGACCGGTCTGAACGGTACGCCAATGCCGTCCTTCGCCGACAGTACTTCGGTGGAGGAGCGCTGGAACATTGCGAATTTTGTAAATTCGTTGTGCGAGCGCGACGGTGAAGGCAAGCCCCTCGGTATCGATCCTCTGACGGATAAGCCGAAGATCAACTTCGTAGTGCCGTCCTCTCCGGTCGAAGGGGATATTTCCGACGATCCTGAGAGTGAAATGTGGAAGAAGCAGGGGCGCCGTTACGTTGCGATGGGCGGTCAGATCACCCACAAGCCGCGTAACTTCGTCAATCGTATCGACGACGTCTGGGTTAAGTCTCTCTACAACGAGAAGCAAGTGGTGTATCTGATTCAGTGGGACGATCGGACCAAGAGCGTGGCAGAGGGCAAGTTGCCCTGGGCTCCGACTCAAGTCAACGTCGAAAACTTTGGTGTGAAGGAACAGGCACCGAAGACTGGCGAAGAAGGTTCCATTGCCGCTGCTCAGAACAATTACACCACGTACAACGACGCGATTGCGTTCCAATTCCCGATCAAGTGGCAGGAAATTCCCGCTCCGTTCAAGCCGCGGTACCTCTGGGGCGATGCGAAGTTCAATGCCGACATCATCAAGTGGGAAGCTGACGGGTCCCTGCGTTCCTTCAAGGGAACGGGATGGGATCAGGACTTTGAAGAGCGCGATGACTTCGAAGAGAAGATCAAGCTCATGAAGTCTGAGTGGAAGAACGGCCGTTGGACAGTCATGATCTCCCGTCCGCTTACTGGTAGTAAGGACGATTATGACGAGTACACCCGGTTTGATGTCGGGAAGTACATTCCGATGGTCTTCTTTGCTTGGGATGGTCACAATGGTGATGCCGGACGTAAGATGGCCGTGTCGGCCTTCTACTACACGATTCTGGAACCGCCGATCCCTCGTGAGGTCTATATCTATCCGGCGATCATCGCCGTCGGTGTGGTCATTCTCGAGGGTTGGGTGCTGACTCGTCGCGCCAACAGGAAGAAGGGCAAGAGCCTGTAG